In Pseudomonas sp. GCEP-101, one DNA window encodes the following:
- a CDS encoding acetate kinase gives MPARNILVINCGSSSIKFALVREGRDDFILHGLAERLGANGASLRWQGETDEQPQTLELPGADHKAALARLLPLVAQAAQGELHAIGHRVVHGGERFTQASRLTDEVLNAIRETSPLAPLHNPANLVGIDAAMALYPDLPHIAVFDTAFHQSLPERAYRYAIPEPLYREQHVRRYGFHGTSHRYVSHKAAEMSGLAVGDSYWLSAHLGNGSSTCAIANGQSRDTSMGLTPLEGLMMGTRSGDVDPNLHSHLARTLGWSLEKIDHMLNHDSGLLGLSGLSNDMRTLENAREQGHANAALAIEVFCYRLAKSLASLTCALPRLDGIIFTGGIGENSALVRNLTVKHLHVLNLELDGEANARCVRGVGGPIHLAGHPRVLVIPTNEEKQIALDTLAVLD, from the coding sequence ATGCCGGCTCGCAACATCCTGGTGATCAACTGCGGCAGTTCGTCGATCAAGTTCGCTCTGGTTCGAGAAGGACGCGACGATTTCATTCTCCACGGCCTGGCCGAACGCCTCGGCGCCAACGGTGCCAGCCTGCGCTGGCAGGGCGAGACCGACGAACAGCCGCAGACCCTGGAGCTGCCCGGCGCCGACCACAAGGCCGCCCTCGCCCGCCTGCTGCCGCTGGTGGCCCAGGCCGCCCAGGGCGAGCTGCACGCCATCGGCCACCGCGTGGTGCACGGCGGCGAGCGCTTCACCCAGGCCTCGCGCCTGACCGACGAAGTGCTCAACGCCATCCGCGAGACCTCGCCCCTGGCGCCGCTGCACAACCCGGCCAACCTGGTGGGCATCGACGCCGCCATGGCGCTCTACCCGGACCTGCCGCACATCGCCGTATTCGACACCGCCTTCCACCAGAGCCTGCCCGAGCGCGCCTACCGCTACGCCATCCCCGAGCCGCTGTACCGCGAGCAACACGTGCGCCGCTACGGCTTCCACGGCACCAGCCACCGCTACGTCAGCCACAAGGCAGCCGAGATGAGCGGGCTGGCGGTGGGCGACAGCTACTGGCTGTCCGCGCACCTGGGCAACGGCAGTTCCACCTGCGCCATCGCCAACGGCCAGAGCCGCGACACCAGCATGGGCCTGACCCCACTGGAAGGCCTGATGATGGGTACCCGCTCCGGCGACGTCGACCCGAACCTGCACAGCCACCTGGCGCGCACCCTGGGCTGGAGCCTGGAAAAGATCGACCACATGCTCAACCACGACAGCGGCCTGCTCGGCCTGTCCGGCCTGTCCAACGACATGCGCACCCTGGAGAACGCCCGCGAACAGGGCCACGCCAATGCTGCGCTGGCCATCGAAGTATTCTGTTACCGACTGGCCAAGTCCCTGGCCTCGCTGACCTGTGCACTGCCACGGCTGGACGGCATCATCTTCACCGGCGGCATCGGCGAGAACTCGGCGCTGGTGCGCAACCTCACGGTCAAGCACCTGCATGTGCTCAACCTCGAACTCGATGGCGAAGCCAACGCCCGCTGCGTGCGCGGCGTCGGTGGGCCGATCCACCTGGCGGGCCACCCCCGCGTGCTGGTGATCCCCACCAACGAGGAAAAGCAGATCGCACTCGACACCCTGGCCGTGCTCGACTGA
- the pta gene encoding phosphate acetyltransferase → MHTFFLAPTGFGVGLTSTSLGLIRALQRAGLKVGFFKPIAQPHAGDDGPERSSELVARTHGLNAPTPLSLAKVERMLGDGLLDELLEDIVGMYNRAAVDKDVMIVEGMVPTKHASYAARINAHLARSVDAEVILVSAPDNETVGELSDRIEILAQLFGGPRDPHLAGLIVNKVRGGEREDMPRDAEEAARLFGERLKEHSPLLRDGDVRLLGCIPWQDEMNAPRTRDVADLLDASVLNAGDYEQRRVQKIILCAPSAPNTVHLLKPGVLVVVPGDRDDIILAACLAAMNGVPLAGLLLCSGLTPDARILELCRSALQSGLPVLTVKTGSFDTAGDLSRMNKEIPVDDRERAERVTEFVAEHIDFEWLKDRCGAPHELRLSPPVFRYQLTQRANRAGKRIVLPEGSEPRTVQAAAICHARGIARCVLLAKPDDVQAVAQMLGIVLPEDLEVVDPDLVRSRYVEPMVELRKGKSLNAPMAEQQLEDNVVLGTMMLALDEVDGLVSGAIHTTANTIRPALQLIKTAPGYNLVSSVFFMLLPDQVVVYGDCAVNPDPSASDLAEIALQSAASAQAFGITPRVAMISYSTGDSGTGADVEKVREATRIAREKRPDLLIDGPLQYDAAAIASVGRQKAPDSPVAGRANVFVFPDLNTGNTTYKAVQRSADCVSIGPMLQGLRKPVNDLSRGALVDDIVYTIALTAIQADSGKDG, encoded by the coding sequence ATGCACACCTTCTTCCTCGCGCCGACCGGTTTCGGTGTCGGCCTGACGTCCACCAGCCTGGGCCTGATCCGCGCCCTGCAACGCGCCGGCCTGAAGGTCGGCTTCTTCAAGCCCATCGCCCAGCCGCATGCCGGCGACGATGGCCCGGAGCGCTCCAGCGAACTGGTCGCGCGCACCCACGGACTCAACGCGCCCACCCCGCTGTCACTGGCCAAGGTCGAGCGCATGCTCGGCGACGGCCTGCTCGACGAACTGCTCGAAGACATCGTCGGCATGTACAACCGCGCCGCCGTGGACAAGGACGTGATGATCGTCGAGGGCATGGTGCCGACCAAGCACGCCAGCTATGCCGCGCGCATCAACGCGCACCTGGCGCGCAGCGTGGACGCCGAGGTGATCCTCGTCTCCGCGCCGGACAACGAGACGGTGGGCGAGCTGTCCGACCGCATCGAGATCCTCGCCCAGCTGTTCGGCGGCCCGCGCGACCCGCACCTGGCCGGCCTGATCGTGAACAAGGTGCGCGGCGGCGAGCGCGAGGACATGCCGCGCGACGCCGAGGAAGCCGCGCGGTTGTTCGGCGAGCGCCTGAAGGAACACTCGCCGCTGCTGCGCGACGGCGACGTGCGCCTGCTCGGCTGCATTCCCTGGCAGGACGAGATGAACGCCCCGCGTACCCGCGACGTGGCCGACCTGCTGGACGCCAGCGTGCTCAACGCCGGCGACTACGAACAACGCCGCGTGCAGAAGATCATCCTCTGCGCGCCCTCGGCGCCCAACACCGTGCACCTGCTCAAGCCGGGCGTGCTGGTGGTGGTGCCGGGCGACCGCGACGACATCATCCTCGCCGCCTGCCTGGCCGCCATGAATGGCGTGCCGCTGGCCGGCCTGCTGCTGTGCTCGGGCCTGACGCCGGACGCGCGGATTCTCGAACTGTGCCGCAGCGCGCTGCAGAGCGGCCTGCCGGTGCTGACGGTGAAGACCGGCTCGTTCGACACCGCCGGCGACCTGTCGCGGATGAACAAGGAAATCCCGGTGGACGACCGCGAACGCGCCGAGCGCGTGACCGAGTTCGTCGCCGAGCACATCGACTTCGAATGGCTCAAGGACCGCTGCGGCGCGCCCCACGAACTGCGCCTGTCGCCCCCGGTGTTCCGCTACCAGCTGACCCAGCGCGCCAACCGCGCCGGCAAGCGCATCGTCCTGCCCGAAGGCAGCGAGCCGCGCACCGTGCAGGCCGCCGCCATCTGCCACGCCCGCGGAATCGCCCGCTGCGTATTGCTGGCCAAGCCCGACGACGTGCAGGCGGTGGCGCAGATGCTGGGCATCGTGCTGCCCGAGGACCTGGAAGTGGTCGACCCGGACCTGGTGCGCAGCCGCTACGTCGAACCCATGGTCGAGCTGCGCAAGGGCAAGAGCCTGAACGCGCCGATGGCCGAACAGCAACTGGAAGACAACGTGGTGCTGGGCACCATGATGCTCGCCCTGGACGAAGTGGACGGCCTGGTGTCCGGCGCCATCCACACCACCGCCAACACCATCCGCCCCGCCCTGCAGCTGATCAAGACGGCGCCGGGCTACAACCTGGTGTCCTCGGTGTTCTTCATGCTGCTGCCCGACCAGGTGGTGGTGTATGGCGACTGCGCGGTGAATCCCGATCCTTCGGCCAGTGACCTGGCGGAGATCGCGCTGCAGAGTGCGGCCTCGGCGCAGGCCTTCGGCATCACCCCGCGGGTGGCGATGATCAGCTACTCCACCGGCGACTCGGGAACCGGCGCAGATGTCGAGAAAGTCCGCGAAGCTACGCGCATCGCGCGGGAAAAACGCCCCGATCTGTTGATCGACGGCCCCTTGCAGTATGATGCCGCCGCCATCGCCAGCGTGGGCCGTCAGAAGGCGCCCGACAGCCCGGTGGCCGGACGTGCCAACGTGTTCGTGTTCCCCGACCTGAACACCGGGAACACCACCTACAAGGCGGTCCAGCGCAGCGCCGACTGCGTCAGCATCGGGCCGATGCTGCAGGGCCTGCGCAAACCGGTGAACGACCTGTCCCGCGGGGCGCTGGTGGACGACATCGTCTACACCATCGCACTCACCGCGATCCAGGCGGACAGCGGCAAGGACGGCTGA
- a CDS encoding acyltransferase has product MLSFLPHTLRGILATLLLVVSTLCWCIPLLSMSIVKLLLPFAAAQQVCSKIMSLIAEGWIACNKGWMNLVRRTGWDVQGLQGLEYDHSYLVTSNHQSWVDILVLQYQLNRRIPLLRFFLKQELIWVPVIGLCWWALDFPFMKRYTKAYLAKHPEKKGKDLETTRKACAKFSRIPVAIFNFLEGTRFTQAKHDEQNSPFRHLLKPKAGGIAFVLDAMGEQLRTLVNVTIHYPDGRPTFWCLLSGRLRSVVVRFEEMEIPRQFVGKSYDQDEGYRAEFQLWVNQLWERKDQLLAQLHHEFPARG; this is encoded by the coding sequence ATGTTGAGTTTCCTTCCGCACACCCTGCGCGGCATCCTCGCGACCCTGCTTCTGGTGGTGAGCACGCTGTGCTGGTGCATTCCGCTGCTGTCCATGTCGATCGTCAAACTGCTGCTGCCCTTCGCCGCCGCGCAACAGGTGTGCAGCAAGATCATGAGCCTGATCGCCGAAGGCTGGATCGCCTGCAACAAGGGCTGGATGAACCTGGTCCGCCGTACCGGCTGGGACGTGCAGGGCCTGCAAGGCCTGGAGTACGACCATTCGTACCTGGTGACCAGCAACCACCAGAGCTGGGTGGACATTCTCGTCCTGCAGTACCAGCTCAACCGCCGCATTCCGCTGCTGCGCTTCTTCCTCAAGCAGGAGCTGATCTGGGTTCCGGTGATCGGCCTGTGCTGGTGGGCGCTCGATTTCCCGTTCATGAAGCGCTACACCAAGGCGTACCTGGCCAAGCACCCGGAAAAGAAAGGCAAGGACCTGGAAACCACCCGCAAGGCGTGCGCCAAGTTCAGCCGCATTCCGGTGGCAATCTTCAACTTCCTCGAAGGCACCCGCTTCACCCAGGCCAAGCATGACGAGCAGAACTCGCCGTTCCGCCACCTGCTCAAGCCCAAGGCCGGCGGCATCGCCTTCGTCCTCGACGCCATGGGCGAACAACTGCGCACCCTGGTGAACGTGACCATCCACTACCCCGATGGCCGCCCGACCTTCTGGTGCCTGCTGTCCGGCCGCCTGCGCTCGGTGGTGGTGCGTTTCGAGGAAATGGAAATCCCCCGCCAGTTCGTCGGCAAGAGCTACGACCAGGACGAGGGCTACCGCGCCGAGTTCCAGCTGTGGGTGAACCAGCTGTGGGAGCGCAAGGACCAGTTGCTGGCGCAGTTGCACCACGAATTCCCCGCCAGGGGCTGA
- a CDS encoding OmpA family protein, giving the protein MFTARSLSMVAAATALALMAGCASQNPYDPNTQAPPAEGGMSKTAKYGALGALAGAVAGAAINHDNRGKGAMIGAAAIGAAAAGYGYYADKQEAKLRQQMQGTGVQVERQGDDIKLIMPGNITFATDSANIAPSFYTPLNNLANSFKEFNQNSIEIVGYTDSTGSRQHNMDLSQRRAQSVAGYLTSQGVDPSRVSTRGMGPDQPIASNADANGRAQNRRVEVNLKALPNAQTQQYQQ; this is encoded by the coding sequence ATGTTCACCGCACGTAGTCTGTCCATGGTTGCGGCTGCGACCGCCCTTGCCCTCATGGCCGGTTGCGCTTCCCAGAACCCCTATGACCCCAACACCCAGGCCCCGCCGGCCGAAGGCGGCATGAGCAAGACCGCCAAGTACGGTGCACTGGGTGCGCTGGCCGGCGCCGTCGCCGGTGCCGCGATCAACCACGACAACCGTGGCAAGGGCGCGATGATCGGCGCCGCCGCTATCGGTGCCGCCGCCGCCGGCTACGGCTACTACGCCGACAAGCAGGAAGCCAAGCTGCGCCAGCAGATGCAGGGCACCGGTGTGCAGGTCGAACGCCAGGGCGATGACATCAAGCTGATCATGCCGGGCAACATCACCTTCGCCACCGATTCGGCGAACATCGCGCCGTCCTTCTACACCCCGCTGAACAACCTGGCCAACTCCTTCAAGGAGTTCAACCAGAACAGCATCGAGATCGTCGGCTACACCGACAGCACCGGCAGCCGCCAGCACAACATGGACCTGTCCCAGCGTCGTGCGCAGTCGGTGGCCGGCTACCTGACCTCCCAGGGTGTCGATCCGTCCCGCGTCAGCACCCGCGGCATGGGCCCGGACCAGCCGATCGCCTCCAACGCCGACGCCAACGGCCGCGCGCAGAACCGCCGCGTGGAAGTGAACCTGAAGGCCCTGCCGAACGCGCAGACCCAGCAGTACCAGCAGTAA
- a CDS encoding MBL fold metallo-hydrolase, whose product MSEQPALIRETFPVGPLQCNCTIIGDPLTKKAIVVDPGGDPELILQRLDALGLKVVSIIHTHAHLDHFLASGQMKEKTGATLHLHKDDQFLWDNLEMQCRMFGVPYTPVPSPDQWLADDEELACGCGVALHTPGHTPGSMSFWFPQEKLLIAGDTLFRRSIGRTDLWGGDYATIERSIRHRLYSLDEEATVVTGHGPDTNLGDEMRENPFIRA is encoded by the coding sequence ATGAGCGAACAGCCTGCCCTGATCCGCGAAACCTTCCCCGTCGGCCCGTTGCAGTGCAACTGCACGATCATCGGCGATCCGCTGACGAAGAAGGCCATCGTCGTCGACCCGGGCGGCGACCCCGAACTGATCCTGCAGCGCCTCGACGCGCTGGGGCTCAAGGTGGTCAGCATCATCCACACCCATGCGCACCTGGATCACTTCCTCGCCTCCGGGCAGATGAAGGAGAAGACCGGTGCCACCCTGCACCTGCACAAGGACGACCAGTTCCTCTGGGACAACCTGGAAATGCAGTGCCGCATGTTCGGCGTGCCCTACACGCCGGTGCCGTCGCCGGACCAGTGGCTGGCCGATGACGAGGAACTGGCCTGCGGCTGCGGCGTGGCGCTGCACACGCCGGGGCATACGCCCGGCTCGATGAGCTTCTGGTTCCCCCAGGAGAAACTGCTGATCGCCGGTGACACCCTGTTCCGCCGCAGCATCGGCCGCACGGACCTGTGGGGTGGCGATTACGCCACGATCGAGCGCTCGATTCGCCATCGCCTCTATTCGCTGGACGAAGAGGCGACCGTGGTCACGGGTCACGGCCCGGATACCAACCTGGGCGATGAGATGCGCGAGAATCCCTTCATCCGTGCTTAA
- a CDS encoding AraC family transcriptional regulator produces MKQPLNFTAELVPVAYAQALLDLAEELGVPRARLFELARVRPEVLQSPNGRLSFIDFNLLAGAALAHCNEPAFGLLLGQRLNVSTHGILGYAVLSSANLERAIAFALKYYRVLGLAYDLEMVEDGGVSYLRASESIPLGPMGRFAAEGLMTSLHTIARFLVGEPLQGVSVGFAHARPAYVERYVEVFGAEVSFDQPFHFIGLPSEYLARPMALANPATVQMCEQQCEALLATLDVQEGLLTRIRRLLLARPGEFPDLESVAADLHTSGRSLRRHLSNLGTTYQEVLDDVRKRLALQYLTTTHLPLYEIALLLGFNDPSNFRRAFRKWTGKLPMDYRQGD; encoded by the coding sequence ATGAAACAACCGCTCAATTTCACCGCCGAACTGGTGCCCGTCGCCTACGCGCAGGCGCTTCTGGACCTCGCCGAGGAACTGGGCGTGCCGCGCGCGCGCCTGTTCGAGCTGGCCCGCGTGCGCCCCGAGGTGCTGCAGAGCCCCAACGGGCGCCTGTCCTTCATCGACTTCAACCTGCTCGCCGGCGCCGCCCTGGCGCACTGCAACGAGCCGGCCTTCGGCCTGTTGCTGGGGCAGCGGCTGAACGTCTCCACCCACGGCATCCTCGGCTACGCAGTGCTGTCGAGCGCCAACCTCGAACGCGCCATCGCCTTTGCCCTGAAGTACTACCGCGTGCTTGGCCTGGCCTACGACCTGGAGATGGTGGAGGACGGCGGCGTGTCCTACCTGCGCGCCAGCGAGTCGATCCCCCTCGGGCCCATGGGCCGCTTCGCCGCCGAGGGCCTGATGACCAGCCTGCACACCATCGCCCGCTTCCTGGTGGGCGAGCCGCTGCAGGGCGTCAGCGTCGGCTTCGCCCATGCCCGGCCCGCCTATGTCGAGCGTTACGTCGAGGTGTTCGGCGCCGAGGTGTCGTTCGACCAGCCGTTCCACTTCATTGGCCTGCCCAGCGAGTATCTGGCGCGGCCCATGGCGCTGGCCAACCCGGCCACGGTGCAGATGTGCGAGCAGCAGTGCGAGGCGCTGCTGGCCACGCTGGACGTCCAGGAAGGCCTGCTGACCCGCATCCGCCGCCTGCTGCTGGCGCGCCCCGGCGAGTTCCCGGACCTGGAGAGCGTCGCCGCCGACCTGCACACCAGCGGCCGCAGCCTGCGTCGACATCTTTCGAACCTGGGCACCACCTACCAGGAGGTGCTCGACGACGTGCGCAAGCGCCTGGCCCTGCAGTACCTCACCACGACGCACCTGCCGCTCTACGAAATCGCCCTGCTGCTGGGCTTCAACGACCCGTCGAACTTCCGCCGGGCGTTCCGCAAGTGGACCGGCAAGCTGCCCATGGACTATCGCCAGGGCGATTGA
- a CDS encoding metal-dependent hydrolase — protein sequence MASTTPAGLEIKPRHMDFDLPDPLPRHWHSGDAFKSHLFDAMSVLFPDGERFFIDSVRQFRDQISDPVLKEQIRGFIGQEGHHSREHLTYSQRLRDLGYDVTAIEKRAQARIRFTQKKFPAKRQLAATAALEHITAIMANGLLTDPRTMEGADPVMQRLWRWHALEETEHKAVAFDVYNQVCGSRTLLRRAMRMATFFFVLDTFRGLVHMLKVDGLLWNWRVWRDGIKWTWGKHGIFRPLLREYLDFFRSDFHPWQHNNLDVLYEVRKEYDPQPLAHAG from the coding sequence ATGGCCAGCACTACCCCCGCAGGACTGGAGATCAAGCCCCGGCACATGGACTTCGATCTGCCCGATCCGCTGCCGCGTCACTGGCATAGTGGAGACGCCTTCAAGTCCCATCTGTTCGACGCCATGTCGGTGCTGTTCCCCGACGGCGAGCGTTTCTTCATCGACTCGGTGCGGCAGTTCCGCGACCAGATCAGCGACCCGGTGCTCAAGGAGCAGATCCGCGGCTTCATCGGCCAGGAAGGCCACCACAGCCGCGAGCACCTGACCTACAGCCAGCGCCTGCGCGACCTGGGCTACGACGTCACCGCCATCGAGAAGCGTGCCCAGGCGCGCATCCGTTTCACCCAGAAGAAGTTCCCGGCCAAGCGCCAACTGGCGGCGACCGCCGCGCTGGAGCACATCACCGCGATCATGGCCAACGGGCTGCTGACCGACCCGCGCACCATGGAAGGCGCCGACCCGGTGATGCAACGCCTGTGGCGCTGGCACGCGCTGGAAGAGACCGAGCACAAGGCGGTGGCGTTCGACGTCTACAACCAGGTCTGCGGCAGCCGCACGCTGCTGCGTCGGGCGATGCGCATGGCGACCTTCTTCTTCGTGCTGGATACCTTCCGCGGCCTGGTGCACATGCTCAAGGTGGACGGCCTGCTGTGGAACTGGCGCGTCTGGCGCGACGGCATCAAATGGACCTGGGGCAAGCACGGCATATTCCGCCCGCTGCTGCGGGAGTACCTGGACTTCTTCCGCTCCGACTTCCATCCGTGGCAGCACAACAACCTCGACGTGCTCTACGAAGTGCGCAAGGAATACGACCCGCAGCCGCTGGCCCACGCGGGCTGA
- a CDS encoding alpha/beta fold hydrolase codes for MTATLSVQPPLAEGLARYGFGALPLAALKARYASPESGSKFITVDGFDIHYRDEGSPDKPVLVMVHGVMASLHTWDGWVAELSSHFRIIRLDVPGFGLTGGGQDREYDGERLVKVFGLFLDRLDLKQVSIAGNSLGGYIAWNYALANAHRVERLILIDPAGYYMQKVPLMIASAVLPGAGIMMPMWMPRALVAQGIKEVYGDARKIKPGVIDRYYDISRRPGNRRAMIDIFRVLVKANREELPTTPNRVAGLKVPTLLMWGERDRWISPRHVPMWQRDVPGIEVKVYPGVGHIPMEEIPEESAADALRFLHA; via the coding sequence ATGACCGCCACATTGTCTGTGCAACCGCCGCTGGCCGAGGGCCTGGCCCGCTATGGCTTCGGCGCCCTGCCGCTGGCCGCGCTGAAGGCCCGCTACGCCTCGCCCGAGTCCGGTTCGAAGTTCATCACCGTCGACGGTTTCGACATCCACTACCGCGACGAAGGCAGCCCGGACAAGCCGGTGCTGGTGATGGTCCACGGCGTCATGGCCTCGCTGCACACCTGGGACGGCTGGGTCGCCGAGTTGTCCTCGCACTTCCGCATCATCCGCCTCGACGTGCCGGGCTTCGGCCTCACCGGCGGCGGCCAGGACCGCGAGTACGACGGCGAGCGCCTGGTGAAGGTGTTCGGCCTGTTCCTCGACCGCCTGGACCTCAAGCAGGTATCCATCGCCGGCAATTCCCTGGGCGGCTACATCGCCTGGAACTATGCGCTGGCCAACGCCCACCGCGTCGAACGGCTGATCCTCATCGACCCGGCCGGCTACTACATGCAGAAGGTCCCGCTGATGATCGCCAGCGCGGTGCTGCCCGGCGCCGGCATCATGATGCCGATGTGGATGCCACGCGCGCTGGTGGCCCAGGGCATCAAGGAAGTCTACGGCGATGCGCGCAAGATCAAGCCGGGGGTGATCGACCGCTATTACGACATCAGCCGCCGTCCGGGCAACCGCCGCGCGATGATCGATATCTTCCGCGTGCTGGTGAAGGCCAACCGCGAGGAACTGCCCACCACGCCCAACCGCGTGGCCGGCCTGAAGGTGCCGACCCTGCTGATGTGGGGCGAGCGCGACCGCTGGATCTCGCCGCGCCACGTGCCGATGTGGCAGCGCGACGTGCCGGGCATCGAGGTGAAGGTCTACCCCGGCGTCGGGCATATCCCGATGGAGGAAATCCCCGAGGAATCGGCGGCGGATGCGCTGCGCTTCCTGCATGCCTGA